A window from Tenuifilum sp. 4138str encodes these proteins:
- a CDS encoding extracellular solute-binding protein, giving the protein MRSWIALFAVIYLLTGCSNSHNSRKTLTVFHAGSLSLPLKAAVDSFMKFNPEVTINLEASGSVECARKITDLNRPCDLFFSADYKVINSLLVTEHADFLIPFATNRMVIAYSSKSKYANIIDSLNWPTILLRSDVAYGRSDPNSDPCGYRTLLLFQLAEKHYCIDGLAESLEGKDNQFIRPKEVDLVAMLETSAIDYLFIYESVVKQHKLNYIPLPDSINLGNFSLAQHYGSVQVKIRGNSPNDSITIAGEPIVYAFTIPKNAPNPQLARKFATYFLSDTGGMKFITKMGQQSLIPFSCNSCGSVPDDFKEFIR; this is encoded by the coding sequence ATGCGAAGTTGGATAGCCCTATTTGCTGTAATCTATTTATTGACTGGTTGCTCCAATTCACACAATAGCAGAAAAACGCTCACAGTATTCCATGCCGGCAGTCTGTCCTTGCCCCTAAAAGCTGCGGTTGATAGCTTTATGAAGTTTAACCCTGAGGTAACCATCAACCTCGAGGCGTCCGGCAGTGTTGAGTGCGCACGCAAAATCACCGACCTTAACCGACCCTGCGACCTGTTTTTCTCGGCCGACTATAAGGTGATTAACAGCCTACTGGTCACTGAGCATGCCGATTTTCTTATTCCCTTTGCAACAAATCGCATGGTTATAGCCTATTCATCTAAATCAAAGTATGCCAATATAATCGATTCGTTAAATTGGCCTACCATTCTTTTACGTTCCGATGTGGCTTATGGACGTAGCGATCCCAATTCCGACCCTTGCGGTTATAGAACCTTACTTCTTTTTCAGCTTGCTGAAAAACACTACTGTATTGATGGCTTGGCTGAATCACTCGAGGGGAAAGATAATCAGTTTATTCGTCCTAAAGAGGTGGATTTGGTGGCCATGCTCGAAACATCTGCCATTGATTACCTTTTTATATATGAGTCGGTGGTTAAGCAGCATAAGTTAAATTACATTCCTTTGCCTGACAGTATAAATCTTGGAAACTTTTCATTAGCTCAGCACTATGGCTCTGTTCAGGTGAAGATAAGGGGAAACTCGCCCAACGATTCAATAACCATTGCAGGCGAACCTATAGTATATGCATTTACAATTCCTAAAAACGCACCTAACCCCCAGTTGGCACGCAAATTTGCAACCTACTTTTTGTCCGATACCGGAGGAATGAAGTTTATAACCAAAATGGGACAGCAGTCGCTTATTCCGTTTAGCTGCAACAGTTGTGGTTCAGTCCCCGACGATTTTAAAGAGTTTATTCGCTAA